A genome region from Brevinematales bacterium includes the following:
- a CDS encoding hydrogenase maturation nickel metallochaperone HypA: MHESLLAKDTLDLILNEAKKHNSSKVLKASIVIHDAEDISIESFKFHLKNYAQNTIAEDMEIDIEFIQVPIVCNDCGNIFYADEHNYICEKCGSQNTYISAEECIMVKYLDVDIEEARL; the protein is encoded by the coding sequence ATGCACGAGTCTTTGCTTGCTAAAGATACTTTGGATCTAATACTGAATGAGGCTAAGAAACATAATTCATCGAAAGTTTTAAAAGCTAGTATAGTTATACATGATGCAGAAGACATAAGTATAGAATCGTTTAAGTTTCATCTTAAAAATTATGCACAAAATACTATTGCGGAAGATATGGAGATTGATATTGAATTTATACAAGTTCCTATAGTTTGTAACGATTGTGGCAATATATTTTACGCTGATGAGCATAACTACATTTGTGAAAAATGTGGTAGTCAGAATACCTACATATCTGCCGAAGAGTGTATAATGGTAAAGTACCTTGATGTTGATATTGAAGAGGCGAGATTGTAG